One uncultured Alphaproteobacteria bacterium genomic region harbors:
- a CDS encoding Metallo-beta-lactamase family protein: protein MTDDITTSRRDFVKGAATGAIAGTFGAMGLYSYTGSAYDRLPKVARAQQDFGAVRSVKVTSISETSWFNNAHLMEDIRTSGGLLVDQYTIGWPPFGNGKGPGKSSYADAIAPIKKMIPGDLEAAWAHQAKQSLHPDNPGGYSCLLEVEDLDGTKHKYLLDVGWSYDWMDQSFKREGIDRMLQSGEIEALILSHEHFDHFWGFPVAMKYNDHLPLYAHNGFYKEGMNYIKDSGYRGEPIVVDKELTLIRPGMMLIKFDVPIITRVYGETSLAFNVKDKGLVLISGCNHQGILQMTSTAHQKLKYDNDRFYGIYGGLHISPFEDWDPKYDDLVISLGQWNFERVGCNHCTGHLTAKKFIEAGYPVVRGTARFRTSSPDYLGNGDTITF from the coding sequence ATGACAGACGACATCACCACTTCCCGCCGCGACTTCGTCAAGGGGGCGGCCACCGGCGCGATCGCCGGCACCTTCGGGGCGATGGGGCTCTATTCCTACACCGGCTCGGCCTACGACCGCCTGCCCAAGGTGGCGCGCGCCCAGCAGGATTTCGGCGCCGTCCGCAGCGTCAAGGTCACCTCGATCTCGGAGACCAGTTGGTTCAACAACGCCCATCTGATGGAGGACATCCGCACCTCGGGCGGCCTGCTCGTCGACCAGTACACGATCGGCTGGCCGCCGTTCGGCAACGGCAAGGGACCGGGAAAATCGTCCTACGCCGACGCCATCGCGCCGATCAAGAAGATGATCCCGGGCGATCTCGAAGCCGCCTGGGCGCATCAGGCCAAGCAGTCGCTGCACCCGGACAACCCGGGCGGCTACTCCTGCCTGCTCGAGGTCGAGGACCTCGACGGCACCAAGCACAAGTACCTGCTCGACGTCGGCTGGTCCTACGACTGGATGGACCAGAGCTTCAAGCGCGAGGGCATCGACCGGATGCTCCAATCCGGCGAGATCGAGGCGCTGATCCTCAGCCACGAGCACTTCGACCACTTCTGGGGCTTCCCGGTGGCGATGAAGTACAACGACCATCTGCCGCTTTACGCCCACAACGGCTTCTACAAGGAGGGGATGAACTACATCAAGGACTCCGGCTACCGCGGCGAGCCGATCGTGGTGGACAAGGAACTGACGCTGATCCGCCCCGGTATGATGCTGATCAAGTTCGACGTACCGATCATCACCCGCGTCTACGGCGAGACCTCGCTCGCCTTCAACGTCAAGGACAAGGGGCTGGTGCTGATCTCGGGGTGCAACCATCAGGGCATCCTGCAGATGACCAGCACCGCGCACCAGAAGCTGAAGTACGACAACGACCGCTTCTACGGCATCTACGGCGGGCTCCACATCTCGCCGTTCGAGGACTGGGATCCGAAGTACGACGATCTGGTGATCTCCCTCGGCCAGTGGAACTTCGAGCGGGTCGGCTGCAACCACTGCACCGGCCACCTCACCGCGAAGAAGTTCATCGAGGCGGGCTATCCGGTGGTGCGCGGCACCGCGCGCTTCCGCACCTCGTCGCCCGACTATCTCGGCAACGGCGACACCATCACCTTCTGA
- a CDS encoding putative Transcriptional regulatory protein AruR (Evidence 3 : Function proposed based on presence of conserved amino acid motif, structural feature or limited homology), whose protein sequence is MPRTVLITDRDPQILNDLATYFASEPFAVLTVGSAAEARAAVLQGTPSLVVAGTEFADAPPLDLARWILARAVRPRLIVLCERADPVDRTIGLELGADDCMSKPVFPRELLARIRSVMRRADEGCAPRTAAPVQVQGYSINLPSRLVTLPSGGTAVLSVTEARVLETLIAQRGAPVSREELSRHALGRPWNPEERALDQHVASLRRKLFVPTPLKPLIHTVRNVGYTIDRDEARPDRPRA, encoded by the coding sequence ATGCCACGTACCGTTCTGATCACCGACCGCGACCCCCAGATCCTCAACGATCTCGCGACCTATTTCGCCTCCGAACCGTTTGCCGTCCTGACCGTCGGCAGCGCCGCCGAGGCGCGCGCCGCGGTGCTTCAGGGCACGCCCTCGCTGGTGGTGGCGGGCACCGAGTTCGCCGACGCGCCGCCGCTCGACCTCGCGCGCTGGATCCTCGCCCGCGCCGTGCGGCCGCGCCTGATCGTGCTGTGCGAACGCGCCGACCCGGTGGACCGCACCATCGGCCTCGAACTCGGGGCGGACGATTGCATGTCGAAGCCGGTGTTCCCGCGCGAACTGCTGGCGCGCATCCGCAGCGTGATGCGCCGCGCCGACGAGGGCTGCGCCCCCAGGACCGCAGCACCGGTGCAGGTGCAGGGCTATTCGATCAACCTACCGTCCCGCCTCGTCACCCTGCCCTCGGGCGGAACCGCGGTGCTGTCGGTGACCGAGGCGCGGGTGCTGGAAACCCTGATCGCGCAGCGCGGCGCGCCGGTCTCGCGCGAGGAGCTTTCGCGTCACGCCCTCGGGCGTCCGTGGAACCCCGAGGAGCGGGCGCTCGACCAGCACGTCGCCTCGCTCCGGCGCAAGCTGTTCGTGCCCACGCCGCTCAAGCCGCTGATCCACACAGTGCGCAACGTCGGCTACACCATCGACCGCGACGAGGCCCGACCAGACCGCCCGCGGGCTTGA
- a CDS encoding CheW protein, which produces MTIAREVLTFDLEGEILAVDAREVREILDLAPVTRVPGARRFADGLINVRGQIVPLADLRLKFGMKISPPTVDTRIVVVETRVDGEPAAVGLLADRVREVAELAPEAIAATPDIGLRWRAEYLRGIGKRGGELILLIDLENILASSGARPGRTPEEA; this is translated from the coding sequence ATGACGATTGCCCGCGAAGTCCTGACCTTCGACCTCGAAGGCGAGATTCTCGCCGTCGACGCCCGCGAGGTGCGCGAGATCCTCGATCTCGCGCCGGTGACGCGGGTGCCGGGGGCGCGCCGCTTCGCCGACGGACTGATCAACGTGCGCGGCCAGATCGTGCCGCTCGCCGACCTGCGGCTGAAGTTCGGCATGAAGATCTCGCCGCCCACCGTCGACACCCGCATCGTCGTCGTCGAAACCCGCGTCGACGGCGAACCCGCCGCGGTCGGGCTGCTCGCCGACCGGGTGCGGGAAGTCGCCGAACTCGCCCCCGAGGCGATCGCCGCCACGCCCGACATCGGCCTGCGCTGGCGCGCCGAATACCTGCGCGGCATCGGCAAGCGCGGCGGCGAACTGATTCTGCTCATCGATCTCGAAAACATTCTGGCGTCGTCCGGCGCCCGACCCGGCAGAACGCCAGAGGAGGCGTAA
- a CDS encoding Signal transduction histidine kinase CheA, producing the protein MIAPADPAETFRQEAQDLLVRLEDVLLDLESNADPALIDTAFRALHTLKGSGAMFGFQDLAAFAHVVENTFDRLRKTGARPGPDLVATSLAAKDFMRQLVLDPAAAEPAIGEALLAELKRLDTVDAAPAPRAVYDIRFALPCDCLATGTNPLPLLDELRALGECELTADTDAVPPLEDLDPEQCLLRWRARLVTDKPASAIEDVFMFVLDDMELDIARVDDRPAVDAPVAPAEAPAAPAAQTAAATTTGIRVSAERIDSLMDRVGELVIAQSRLRQIAQASHDPTLRTIAEEIERLAAELRGATMGIRMIPIGQLFGRFRRVVHDLARELGKSVRLTTAGEETELDKTVIESLADPLMHLIRNAIDHGLEDAADRRAAGKPEAGTIALAARHSGAQVLISISDDGRGMNRERIRAKAVEAGLLPETGEVSDAELFGAIFAPGFSTAAQVTEVSGRGVGMDVVKRTVESLRGFIEVSSTPGAGSCITLRLPLTLAIIDGLLVRVGEGRYVIPLSSVEECVELAEGETGGTEARSFLNIRDELVPFLRLREMFAAETPPDPYQKVVIVASGEQRVGLVVDQIIGDHQTVIKSLSRLHADVASFSGATILGDGSVALILDVVNLIAAGRALEQRLKAS; encoded by the coding sequence ATGATCGCCCCCGCCGATCCTGCCGAAACCTTCCGCCAGGAGGCGCAGGACCTGCTGGTGCGGCTCGAGGACGTGCTGCTCGACCTCGAGAGCAATGCCGACCCGGCGCTGATCGATACCGCCTTCCGCGCGCTCCACACCCTCAAGGGGTCGGGCGCGATGTTCGGCTTCCAGGATCTCGCGGCGTTCGCCCACGTGGTCGAGAACACCTTCGACCGCCTGCGCAAGACCGGCGCGCGGCCGGGGCCGGATCTCGTCGCCACCTCGCTGGCGGCCAAGGACTTCATGCGCCAGTTGGTGCTCGACCCGGCGGCCGCCGAACCGGCGATCGGCGAGGCGCTGCTCGCCGAACTCAAGCGCCTCGACACCGTCGACGCCGCGCCCGCGCCGCGCGCGGTCTACGACATCCGTTTCGCGCTGCCGTGCGACTGCCTTGCCACCGGCACCAACCCGCTGCCGCTGCTCGACGAACTGCGCGCCCTCGGCGAGTGCGAACTGACCGCCGACACCGACGCGGTGCCGCCGCTCGAAGACCTCGATCCCGAGCAATGCCTGCTGCGCTGGCGCGCCCGCCTCGTCACCGACAAACCCGCGTCGGCGATCGAGGACGTGTTCATGTTCGTGCTCGACGACATGGAGCTCGATATCGCGCGCGTCGACGATCGCCCGGCCGTCGACGCGCCGGTTGCGCCCGCCGAGGCGCCCGCGGCTCCGGCCGCGCAGACCGCCGCGGCCACCACCACCGGCATCCGCGTTTCCGCCGAGCGCATCGACAGCCTGATGGATCGGGTCGGCGAACTGGTGATCGCGCAGTCGCGCCTGCGGCAGATCGCCCAGGCCAGCCACGACCCGACGCTGCGCACGATCGCCGAGGAGATCGAACGCCTCGCCGCCGAGCTGCGCGGCGCGACCATGGGCATCCGGATGATCCCGATCGGCCAGCTCTTCGGGCGGTTCCGCCGCGTCGTCCACGACCTCGCGCGCGAACTCGGCAAGTCGGTGCGGCTGACCACTGCGGGCGAGGAGACCGAGCTCGACAAGACCGTGATCGAGAGCCTCGCCGACCCGCTGATGCACCTGATCCGCAACGCCATCGACCACGGCCTCGAAGACGCTGCCGACCGCCGCGCCGCGGGCAAGCCCGAGGCGGGGACCATCGCCCTTGCCGCCCGCCACTCCGGCGCGCAGGTGCTGATCAGCATTTCCGACGACGGCCGCGGCATGAACCGCGAGCGCATCCGCGCCAAGGCGGTGGAAGCGGGGCTGCTGCCCGAAACCGGCGAGGTCTCCGACGCCGAGCTGTTCGGCGCGATCTTCGCGCCCGGCTTCTCCACCGCCGCCCAGGTCACCGAGGTTTCCGGCCGCGGCGTCGGCATGGACGTGGTCAAGCGCACCGTCGAAAGCCTGCGCGGCTTCATCGAGGTGTCGAGCACGCCCGGCGCGGGCTCCTGCATCACCCTGCGGCTGCCGCTCACGCTGGCGATCATCGACGGTCTGCTGGTGCGGGTCGGCGAGGGGCGTTACGTGATCCCGCTGTCGTCGGTGGAGGAGTGCGTCGAACTCGCCGAGGGCGAGACCGGCGGCACCGAGGCGCGCAGCTTCCTCAACATCCGCGACGAACTGGTGCCGTTCCTGCGCCTGCGCGAGATGTTCGCGGCGGAAACCCCGCCCGATCCCTATCAGAAGGTGGTGATCGTCGCGTCCGGCGAGCAGCGCGTCGGTCTCGTCGTCGACCAGATCATCGGCGACCACCAGACCGTGATCAAGTCGCTGTCCCGCCTGCATGCGGACGTCGCGTCGTTCTCCGGCGCGACCATCCTCGGCGACGGCAGCGTCGCGCTGATCCTCGACGTCGTCAACCTGATCGCCGCGGGGCGCGCGCTCGAACAGCGCCTCAAGGCGTCGTGA
- a CDS encoding putative Membrane protein (Evidence 3 : Function proposed based on presence of conserved amino acid motif, structural feature or limited homology) — translation MEADNRGLSYLERRKLVKRWDGPLPVLANMLVVFAIFGVTWWIFQDPRGVMRMYTPYVGYMVCRWLLILFIWLAYIFDFWPFRHAWLDRTHPAVKGVVLTAFCVGAMILLIDGFFMGILGRYGIAYFNPERLQAMGLTHFYAEEYATEAIMMFAAIASWLAPSWVVACENAPWQKLTQPTRGITIAVVTFFLATVVYFVTMHSHMAILFYPWQQYTAITPPYWESFANTVSGNFHIAWIMCCTVVVWVYESIWQRYPFNLIKTDWLRRTTAFFGIVAVAFCLCFFLFYAQDLSWGLNIRGTRREMAPDWRWLHVGESAIFWLVGVLFLSFYCGNWPTKFSRPVNVLVRTVVSALIGMAVYFLYYRYAHLFLGTQKGISHPQQFPMIPMIWLINLFLVNIWFMDGWPGWRAVPKTAAELDETAEERVASDVRWTPSLARGLAVGAVAGAATYAVAIFLLPYVGQIQMVK, via the coding sequence ATGGAAGCGGACAATCGGGGGTTAAGTTATCTTGAACGGCGGAAGCTCGTCAAACGCTGGGACGGGCCGCTGCCGGTCCTGGCGAACATGCTCGTCGTCTTCGCGATCTTCGGCGTCACCTGGTGGATCTTCCAGGATCCGCGCGGCGTGATGCGGATGTACACGCCTTACGTCGGCTACATGGTGTGCCGCTGGCTGCTGATCCTGTTCATCTGGCTGGCCTACATCTTCGACTTCTGGCCGTTCCGCCACGCCTGGCTCGACCGCACCCATCCGGCGGTCAAAGGGGTGGTTCTCACCGCGTTCTGCGTCGGCGCGATGATCCTGCTGATCGACGGGTTCTTCATGGGAATCCTCGGGCGCTACGGCATCGCCTACTTCAACCCCGAACGCCTGCAGGCGATGGGGCTCACCCACTTCTATGCCGAGGAATACGCCACCGAGGCGATCATGATGTTCGCCGCGATCGCCTCGTGGCTAGCGCCGTCGTGGGTGGTGGCGTGCGAAAACGCGCCGTGGCAGAAGCTGACCCAGCCGACCCGCGGCATCACCATCGCGGTGGTGACGTTCTTCCTCGCCACGGTGGTCTATTTCGTCACCATGCACTCGCACATGGCGATCCTGTTCTATCCCTGGCAGCAGTACACCGCGATCACCCCGCCCTACTGGGAGAGCTTCGCCAACACCGTCTCCGGCAACTTCCACATCGCCTGGATCATGTGCTGCACGGTGGTGGTGTGGGTGTACGAAAGCATCTGGCAGCGCTACCCGTTCAACCTCATCAAGACCGACTGGCTGCGCCGCACCACCGCGTTCTTCGGCATCGTCGCGGTGGCGTTCTGCCTGTGCTTCTTCCTGTTCTACGCCCAGGACCTGTCGTGGGGCCTCAACATCCGCGGCACCCGCCGCGAGATGGCGCCCGACTGGCGCTGGCTGCACGTCGGCGAAAGCGCGATCTTCTGGCTCGTCGGGGTGCTGTTCCTCTCGTTCTACTGCGGCAACTGGCCGACCAAGTTCAGCCGCCCGGTCAACGTCCTCGTGCGCACCGTGGTGAGCGCGCTGATCGGCATGGCGGTGTACTTCCTCTACTACCGCTACGCCCACCTCTTCCTCGGCACCCAGAAGGGCATCTCGCACCCGCAGCAGTTCCCGATGATCCCGATGATCTGGCTGATCAACCTGTTCCTGGTGAACATCTGGTTCATGGACGGCTGGCCGGGCTGGCGGGCGGTTCCGAAGACCGCAGCCGAGCTCGACGAAACCGCGGAGGAACGGGTCGCCAGCGACGTCCGCTGGACCCCCTCGCTCGCCCGCGGTCTCGCGGTCGGCGCGGTCGCAGGCGCCGCCACCTATGCGGTGGCGATCTTCCTGCTGCCGTACGTCGGCCAGATCCAGATGGTCAAATGA
- a CDS encoding hypothetical protein (Evidence 5 : No homology to any previously reported sequences) has protein sequence MEEVVEFVLGPEVTIKNVRQVSDRISEILLAGRDLSIRAADLESGDVTLVQILIAARKSAAERGCRVCVEDPSPALTALLRRCGLAAL, from the coding sequence ATGGAAGAGGTTGTCGAGTTTGTTCTCGGCCCCGAGGTGACGATCAAAAACGTTCGCCAGGTGTCGGACCGGATCAGCGAAATCCTTCTCGCCGGACGCGATCTCTCCATCCGTGCCGCAGATTTGGAAAGCGGCGACGTAACTCTTGTCCAGATTCTCATCGCCGCGCGCAAGTCGGCCGCAGAACGCGGTTGCCGGGTGTGCGTCGAAGACCCGTCCCCCGCTTTGACGGCGTTGTTGCGCCGCTGCGGACTCGCCGCGCTCTGA
- a CDS encoding conserved hypothetical protein (Evidence 4 : Homologs of previously reported genes of unknown function), with protein sequence MAESFAGLPYDRLLRLLSSDIGTVPALVWRADLVKNEISFLTDHAIPGLEEEIPRLLQDQTGGDAILAAQDRAAFARFHERLRQRQPVSEVFRAHGSDGLMRWLYILGMPDPEMTFCYLGLLADCTGLANGILQRGSETGLAAHVELFDNPVFMVDLSTRRISAANRAARHAFGLDPETAALDLGHLFAANSDAYLRDIYERLLFSRAWNGLLTLHAADGRPQVCMARVRAYDRDGGHHLWISLSPRPLPREDGPAAPPPPAPAVAEDLFRAADLRGMLEVLLTHQAGRVDAVMLSQIFIREGRVAVTGVGRPFESVAEADSHPYPGSIAENIVLFDLDHVLVADTTKSIKPIDWALFIPKGIRSYVALPCFVGGILREVVIFCSTAPHAFDDPDVPVFAGLANALWAELPRVLEGLRETSAEL encoded by the coding sequence ATGGCCGAGAGTTTCGCGGGCCTGCCCTACGACCGTCTGCTGCGCCTGCTGTCCAGCGACATCGGCACCGTGCCCGCGCTGGTGTGGCGCGCCGACCTCGTCAAGAACGAGATCAGCTTCCTCACCGACCACGCCATCCCCGGCCTGGAGGAGGAAATTCCCCGCCTTTTGCAGGATCAGACCGGCGGCGACGCCATCCTCGCCGCGCAGGACCGCGCCGCCTTCGCCCGCTTCCACGAACGCCTGCGGCAGCGCCAGCCGGTTTCCGAGGTGTTCCGCGCCCACGGCTCCGACGGACTGATGCGCTGGCTCTACATCCTCGGCATGCCCGACCCCGAGATGACCTTCTGTTATCTCGGCCTGCTCGCCGACTGCACCGGGCTCGCCAACGGCATCCTTCAGCGCGGCAGCGAGACCGGGCTCGCCGCCCACGTCGAACTGTTCGACAACCCGGTGTTCATGGTCGACCTCTCGACCCGCCGGATCTCCGCCGCCAACCGCGCGGCACGGCACGCCTTCGGCCTCGACCCGGAAACCGCCGCCCTCGACCTCGGCCACCTGTTCGCCGCCAACTCCGACGCCTATCTGCGCGACATCTACGAACGCCTGCTGTTCAGCCGCGCCTGGAACGGCCTGCTCACCCTGCATGCCGCCGACGGCCGCCCGCAGGTGTGCATGGCGCGGGTGCGCGCCTACGACCGCGACGGCGGTCATCATCTGTGGATCTCGCTGAGCCCGCGCCCGCTGCCGCGCGAGGACGGACCGGCGGCGCCGCCGCCCCCGGCCCCGGCGGTGGCGGAGGACCTCTTCCGCGCCGCCGACCTGCGCGGCATGCTGGAGGTGCTGCTGACGCATCAGGCGGGCCGCGTCGACGCGGTGATGCTGTCGCAGATCTTCATCCGCGAGGGGCGGGTGGCGGTGACCGGCGTCGGCCGCCCGTTCGAAAGCGTCGCCGAGGCCGACAGCCACCCCTACCCCGGCTCGATCGCAGAAAACATCGTGCTGTTCGACCTCGACCACGTGCTCGTCGCCGACACCACCAAAAGCATCAAGCCGATCGACTGGGCACTGTTCATCCCCAAGGGGATCCGCTCCTACGTCGCGCTGCCGTGCTTCGTCGGCGGAATTCTGCGCGAGGTGGTGATCTTCTGCTCGACCGCGCCGCACGCCTTCGACGATCCCGACGTGCCGGTATTCGCCGGGCTCGCGAACGCGCTCTGGGCGGAATTGCCGCGGGTTCTCGAAGGTTTGCGCGAGACTTCGGCAGAGCTCTAG
- the cheY gene encoding Chemotaxis protein CheY: MSKSILCVDDSASMRQMVRMTLAGGGYAVTEAVDGADGLAKAKAQSFDLVLTDLNMPNLDGLGLIRGLRALPGYKGVPIVFLTTESQADKKLEAKSAGATAWIVKPFQPDRLLALVGKVLG, encoded by the coding sequence ATGAGCAAGTCCATTCTGTGCGTCGACGATTCGGCGAGCATGCGGCAGATGGTGCGCATGACGCTGGCGGGGGGCGGATACGCCGTCACCGAGGCGGTCGACGGCGCCGACGGCCTCGCCAAGGCGAAGGCGCAGAGCTTCGACCTCGTGCTCACCGACCTCAACATGCCCAATCTCGACGGCCTCGGGCTGATCCGCGGCCTGCGCGCGCTGCCGGGCTACAAGGGCGTGCCGATCGTCTTCCTCACCACCGAGAGCCAGGCGGACAAGAAGCTCGAGGCCAAGAGCGCGGGCGCGACCGCCTGGATCGTCAAGCCGTTCCAGCCCGACCGCCTGCTCGCGCTGGTGGGCAAGGTGCTGGGATGA
- a CDS encoding Transcriptional regulator, GntR family: protein MAKACTDSILDLIAGLGLGAGDRLPGERELARRLGFSRTTVRESLVALAARGRVEVRGRSGCYVGTHADAEAESALHADTAAALDALRALGPHLAARAAHRCTPEAARRLETVTARLGRFLVNRDPAQTAREYLTFFVVLAGVAGNPFLSLLARELAQVQGLAVRPTMDKAVVESFFALHVSLLQALQARDARRAVPLAAHGLDAFAAMMGGGELREAVA from the coding sequence ATGGCCAAGGCCTGCACCGACAGCATTCTCGATCTCATCGCCGGGCTCGGCCTCGGCGCGGGCGACCGCCTGCCGGGTGAGCGCGAACTCGCGCGCCGCCTCGGCTTCAGCCGCACCACGGTGCGGGAATCGCTGGTCGCGCTCGCCGCCCGCGGCCGGGTGGAGGTGCGCGGACGCAGCGGCTGCTACGTCGGCACCCACGCCGACGCCGAGGCCGAGAGCGCGCTCCACGCCGACACCGCCGCCGCGCTCGACGCCCTGCGCGCGCTCGGCCCGCACCTCGCGGCGCGCGCCGCCCACCGCTGCACGCCCGAGGCGGCCCGCCGCCTCGAAACCGTGACCGCGCGGCTCGGGCGCTTCCTCGTCAACCGCGACCCGGCGCAGACCGCGCGCGAGTACCTCACCTTCTTCGTCGTCCTCGCCGGGGTGGCGGGCAACCCGTTCCTCTCCCTGCTCGCGCGCGAACTGGCGCAGGTGCAGGGCCTCGCGGTGCGCCCGACGATGGACAAGGCGGTGGTGGAATCCTTCTTCGCGCTGCACGTCAGCCTGCTGCAGGCGCTGCAGGCGCGCGACGCGCGGCGCGCGGTGCCGCTCGCAGCGCACGGACTCGACGCCTTCGCGGCGATGATGGGCGGCGGCGAGCTGCGGGAGGCGGTGGCATGA
- a CDS encoding hypothetical protein (Evidence 5 : No homology to any previously reported sequences): MKRRDLLNPLRLLRALPREGAAPAEAAREARDALFRLAMARGIDPANETPERLAELLGVGHDTFGETQRGR; encoded by the coding sequence ATGAAGCGCCGCGACCTCCTCAATCCGCTCAGGCTGTTGCGGGCGCTCCCCAGGGAGGGAGCGGCGCCCGCCGAGGCGGCGCGGGAGGCGCGCGACGCGCTCTTCCGCCTCGCCATGGCGCGGGGCATCGACCCCGCCAACGAAACCCCCGAACGGCTCGCCGAGCTGCTCGGGGTCGGACACGACACGTTTGGTGAAACGCAACGCGGACGCTGA